The proteins below are encoded in one region of candidate division WOR-3 bacterium:
- a CDS encoding DUF1844 domain-containing protein, with protein MSNENSQNQTPEEIPATLSALILSIAATALHYLGRPLTGESTKTELNLPLARHTIDTLEMLKTKTEGNRSTEETELLNDLLYQLRLAYLQATQKPAENPENKT; from the coding sequence ATGAGTAACGAAAATTCCCAGAATCAAACTCCGGAAGAAATTCCCGCCACGCTCTCAGCCCTGATTTTGAGCATTGCTGCCACCGCCCTGCACTATCTGGGCCGGCCCTTGACCGGAGAAAGCACCAAAACCGAACTCAACTTACCATTAGCCCGTCACACCATTGACACCCTTGAGATGCTCAAAACCAAAACCGAAGGCAACCGCTCAACAGAAGAAACCGAACTGCTAAATGATCTCCTGTATCAGCTGCGCCTTGCCTATCTTCAGGCAACGCAAAAGCCGGCAGAGAACCCGGAAAATAAAACATAA
- a CDS encoding PTS sugar transporter subunit IIA: protein MMNLADFVLPELAFDAPPVGSQEQLFDLVADRLLEAGITQDHDEVIEGFRKREELCSTGVGHGVALPHSAPASLDRIVVVVVRLTTPIDWHARDNEPVNLVVALISPPSMYSVYLQILATLARALHLEPVRKLALSAPTAADAARLITQSAQAQTEGGEPLIEPVC from the coding sequence ATGATGAACCTCGCCGACTTTGTCCTGCCCGAACTGGCGTTTGATGCCCCGCCGGTTGGTTCGCAAGAGCAACTGTTCGACCTTGTTGCCGACCGCCTGCTCGAAGCCGGCATCACCCAGGACCACGATGAAGTAATTGAAGGATTCCGAAAAAGAGAGGAACTGTGCTCAACCGGTGTGGGCCATGGGGTTGCTCTGCCCCACTCTGCCCCTGCTTCACTCGACCGAATTGTTGTGGTGGTGGTTCGTCTCACCACTCCGATTGACTGGCACGCCCGTGACAACGAACCGGTCAACCTCGTCGTCGCACTAATTTCGCCGCCTTCGATGTACTCGGTCTATCTTCAGATTCTTGCCACCCTTGCCCGAGCGCTGCACCTCGAACCGGTGCGCAAACTGGCGCTTTCCGCACCCACCGCCGCAGATGCCGCAAGATTGATTACCCAGAGCGCCCAGGCACAAACCGAAGGTGGTGAACCATTAATTGAACCGGTCTGTTAG
- a CDS encoding asparagine synthetase B, translating into MSGLTVLVYLLFSQTMMLIPMDLTQSDHLKAYGVAYRLLTRGVRVEWLLNYRGGSFLFPEDGQAIKECRWNGVFFEEVTPAQLVMIRSTIEANNMASVVLERPTKIAIYAPPTADPWDDAVRLALDYAGIPYDVVWDKEVLAGKLAQYDWLHLHHEDFTGQFGKFYASYRQEKWYQEEVALNIKTARELGYQKVSKLKLAVVEAIRKYVAEGGMLFAMCSATDTPDIAWAARNTDICDAVFDGDPADPSCNQKLNYEGCFAFENFKVITDPWVYEHSDIDTYQEATARGPEVYFTLFDFSAKYDPVPTMLVQNHVGLVKEFLGQNCGFRRTLLKKNVVIMGEVTNTEEAKYIHGQFGKGTVTFLGGHDPEDYAHRIGDPPTDLSLYKNSPGYRLILNNVLFPAAEKKPLKT; encoded by the coding sequence ATGAGCGGTCTTACCGTACTGGTTTACCTTTTGTTTTCCCAGACGATGATGCTTATTCCGATGGATTTGACCCAGAGTGACCATCTGAAAGCGTATGGGGTTGCCTATCGTTTGCTGACAAGGGGTGTGCGGGTTGAGTGGCTTTTGAACTATCGCGGCGGGTCCTTTTTATTTCCGGAAGATGGACAGGCAATAAAGGAGTGCCGTTGGAACGGGGTCTTCTTTGAGGAGGTGACACCTGCGCAGCTGGTGATGATTCGCTCGACAATAGAAGCGAACAATATGGCTTCGGTTGTTCTGGAGCGGCCGACCAAGATTGCAATTTATGCACCGCCGACCGCAGACCCGTGGGACGATGCGGTGCGGCTGGCTCTGGACTACGCCGGGATTCCTTACGATGTGGTATGGGATAAAGAGGTTCTTGCCGGAAAACTTGCCCAGTATGACTGGCTACACCTGCATCACGAGGATTTTACCGGTCAGTTTGGTAAGTTTTACGCTTCGTACCGACAGGAAAAGTGGTATCAGGAGGAAGTGGCGCTTAACATAAAGACCGCCCGCGAACTCGGGTATCAGAAGGTAAGTAAGTTGAAACTGGCGGTTGTTGAGGCGATTAGAAAGTATGTTGCCGAAGGTGGAATGCTGTTTGCGATGTGTTCGGCAACCGATACCCCGGATATTGCCTGGGCGGCACGAAACACCGATATCTGCGATGCGGTGTTTGACGGTGACCCGGCCGACCCCAGCTGCAATCAAAAACTGAATTATGAGGGGTGTTTTGCCTTTGAGAATTTTAAGGTTATCACCGACCCCTGGGTTTACGAACATTCTGATATCGACACTTATCAAGAGGCAACGGCGCGGGGTCCAGAGGTTTACTTTACCCTTTTTGACTTTTCCGCCAAGTACGACCCAGTACCGACGATGCTGGTGCAGAACCATGTTGGACTGGTCAAGGAGTTTTTAGGTCAGAATTGTGGGTTCCGGCGCACCTTGCTGAAGAAAAATGTGGTAATTATGGGTGAGGTGACAAACACTGAGGAGGCGAAGTATATTCACGGACAGTTTGGAAAGGGGACAGTTACTTTTCTGGGCGGACACGACCCAGAGGATTATGCGCATCGAATTGGAGACCCTCCTACCGACCTCTCTTTATACAAAAATTCACCCGGGTATCGGCTGATTCTCAACAATGTGCTTTTCCCGGCAGCAGAGAAGAAACCGCTCAAAACATAG
- the rpmJ gene encoding 50S ribosomal protein L36, with amino-acid sequence MKVRSSVKKRCAHCVVVRRRGKVRVICKREPKHNQRQG; translated from the coding sequence ATGAAGGTGCGTTCTTCAGTTAAGAAGCGGTGTGCCCACTGTGTGGTTGTGCGACGCCGGGGCAAAGTGCGGGTAATTTGCAAGCGCGAGCCCAAGCACAATCAGCGGCAGGGTTAG
- a CDS encoding HypC/HybG/HupF family hydrogenase formation chaperone — protein MCLAIPTKIVAIEGERAIGEVGGVQREISIVMTPGVKVGDYVIVHAGFAIQVLDKTAAEETRAIFEQMAQRVSEQQRQARQRR, from the coding sequence ATGTGTCTGGCGATACCGACGAAGATTGTGGCGATTGAAGGCGAAAGGGCGATTGGTGAGGTTGGTGGGGTGCAGCGGGAGATTTCAATTGTGATGACGCCCGGGGTGAAGGTGGGCGATTATGTGATTGTTCACGCCGGGTTTGCGATTCAGGTGCTGGACAAAACCGCGGCGGAAGAAACAAGGGCGATTTTTGAGCAGATGGCGCAACGGGTGAGCGAGCAGCAGCGGCAGGCGCGGCAACGCCGCTAA
- the raiA gene encoding ribosome-associated translation inhibitor RaiA: MQITLTARHLEITPHLREYVTKKLEKLGKFDHQILKSEVVLFPDRAYEVAEGKVHTGHFVVTAKGHGSDSYQAVNDLADKLVIQLERRLGKIRTRRRRAPGHKFRPEKSNPQG; encoded by the coding sequence ATGCAGATTACACTCACCGCGCGTCATCTCGAAATTACCCCTCATCTCCGTGAATATGTAACCAAGAAGTTAGAAAAACTGGGAAAGTTTGACCATCAGATTTTGAAAAGTGAGGTAGTTCTCTTTCCGGACCGGGCATATGAGGTCGCCGAGGGCAAAGTTCATACCGGGCATTTTGTCGTCACCGCCAAGGGCCACGGCAGCGACTCTTATCAGGCGGTAAATGACCTCGCTGACAAATTGGTAATTCAACTGGAACGCCGTCTGGGAAAAATCCGCACCCGGCGGCGACGGGCACCTGGACACAAATTCCGCCCGGAAAAGTCAAACCCGCAAGGGTAA
- the arcC gene encoding carbamate kinase, with translation MAITVVAIGGNSLIRNKERSSFADQMATLQSSCRPIAEMVRAGERVLITHGNGPQVGFVLLRSHLARMRVPEIPLDAANAQTQAEIGYMIQQVLDNEFRQMGIKRRVVTVVTQVIVDRNDPAFSVPSKPVGPFYTREEAVRLQRELGWVLKEDAGRGFRRFVPSPIPQAIVEIEEIKRLVEAGAVVVACGGGGIPVVEENGKLKGVAAVIDKDLASALLGNLVGAERLIISTAVEQVYLHYGLPDAQPLTRVTAAEMESYLGAGHFPEGSMGPKVSAGLKFLERGGKVVFITDPEHILAAVAGKAGTTIVP, from the coding sequence ATGGCGATAACGGTTGTAGCGATTGGTGGTAATTCTCTTATCCGGAATAAGGAGCGGAGTTCGTTTGCGGACCAGATGGCAACATTGCAGAGCAGTTGTCGTCCGATTGCCGAAATGGTACGTGCGGGTGAGCGGGTTTTGATTACCCATGGCAATGGTCCGCAGGTTGGATTTGTGCTGTTGCGTTCGCACCTGGCGCGAATGCGGGTCCCGGAGATTCCGCTCGATGCCGCAAATGCTCAGACCCAGGCGGAAATTGGTTATATGATTCAACAGGTTCTGGACAATGAGTTCCGGCAGATGGGTATTAAGCGGCGCGTGGTAACGGTTGTCACCCAGGTGATAGTGGATAGAAATGACCCGGCGTTTTCGGTGCCGTCCAAGCCGGTGGGACCATTTTACACCCGGGAGGAGGCGGTACGCTTGCAGCGGGAACTGGGCTGGGTATTAAAGGAGGATGCCGGTCGTGGGTTCCGGCGATTTGTGCCGTCGCCGATACCTCAGGCGATTGTTGAGATTGAGGAGATAAAACGGCTGGTTGAGGCGGGCGCAGTGGTCGTTGCCTGTGGTGGTGGGGGGATACCGGTGGTTGAAGAAAACGGTAAATTGAAGGGTGTGGCAGCGGTAATTGACAAAGACCTGGCATCGGCACTTCTTGGTAATCTTGTTGGCGCAGAACGGCTGATAATCTCCACCGCGGTGGAACAGGTGTATCTCCATTATGGCTTACCTGATGCCCAGCCATTGACAAGGGTAACAGCAGCGGAAATGGAAAGTTATTTAGGTGCCGGGCATTTTCCCGAGGGCAGTATGGGACCAAAGGTGAGCGCCGGACTTAAGTTTCTGGAGCGGGGAGGGAAAGTGGTTTTTATTACCGACCCGGAGCATATTCTCGCAGCGGTCGCGGGAAAAGCCGGGACAACGATTGTGCCGTAA
- the map gene encoding type I methionyl aminopeptidase, with protein MALYIKSPVEVEGIRQAGKIAAELLRLLEGQVAPGVSLKELEDFCARFIREAGAVPTFLGYQGFPAAVCISVNEEVVHGIPDHRVLQEGDVVKVDVGVTKKGFIADAARTYQVGRVAAEVARLVEKTEEAFYQGLKFARAGYRVGDISAAIQRFVEEQGFSVVRELHGHGVGIELHEEPTVPNFGTPGKGRELVKGMTIAIEPMVNMGSPKVKTRANGWTVVAADGKPSAHYENTVLITDGEPEILTV; from the coding sequence ATGGCGCTTTACATAAAAAGCCCGGTCGAGGTGGAGGGAATCAGGCAGGCAGGGAAAATTGCCGCGGAACTGCTCAGGCTTCTGGAAGGTCAGGTGGCACCGGGGGTCAGTTTGAAGGAGCTGGAAGATTTTTGTGCCCGGTTTATCAGAGAAGCGGGAGCGGTTCCGACCTTTTTAGGTTATCAAGGGTTTCCAGCCGCGGTGTGTATCAGTGTGAATGAGGAGGTGGTGCACGGAATTCCGGACCATCGGGTGCTCCAGGAGGGTGATGTTGTGAAGGTGGATGTTGGTGTAACAAAGAAGGGGTTTATTGCGGATGCGGCACGTACCTATCAGGTGGGCAGGGTTGCGGCTGAAGTGGCGCGGCTGGTCGAGAAGACCGAAGAGGCGTTTTACCAGGGTTTGAAGTTTGCGCGTGCCGGCTATCGGGTTGGTGACATCAGCGCCGCAATTCAGAGGTTTGTTGAAGAACAGGGGTTTTCGGTAGTGCGGGAGTTGCATGGGCACGGGGTGGGAATTGAACTTCATGAGGAACCAACCGTGCCCAATTTCGGCACGCCGGGAAAGGGCCGGGAGCTGGTGAAGGGGATGACAATTGCGATTGAGCCGATGGTGAATATGGGTTCGCCCAAGGTGAAGACACGGGCTAATGGCTGGACCGTGGTTGCGGCGGATGGGAAACCGTCAGCCCATTACGAAAATACTGTGCTCATCACCGATGGTGAGCCCGAGATATTGACCGTTTGA
- a CDS encoding DegT/DnrJ/EryC1/StrS family aminotransferase produces the protein MNSCRIPFYDLRSENIEFKPEFEKALSRIIDSGRFVLGDELKKFEQTLALYLGVPQVIGLKSGTDALFYGMKALGIGPGDEVITTPFTFPATVEAILRTGAVPVLADIEPETLCLSPLAVEEKISFRTKAIVLVHLFGNCPALDRFITICQQKGIFLVEDAAQALGSTYQERKLGSFGTVATFSFYPTKNLGALGNGGAIASVALPISCPTSARLDELQAAFLLLKLNHLEKWLARRRQLAHRYSTALNQYVRIVQSVPDSTVNYHQFALLTPQRDKLRDFLFANGIETMIYYPKPIHLQPGFVSLFNNQSFPVAEKASDEIVCLPIRHNLTDAEQDVIINKIIDFFACL, from the coding sequence ATGAACTCCTGCCGCATCCCGTTCTATGACCTGAGGTCAGAAAACATTGAGTTCAAGCCCGAGTTTGAAAAGGCGCTGAGTCGCATCATCGATTCGGGCAGATTTGTTCTGGGCGATGAACTCAAAAAGTTCGAGCAGACCCTTGCCCTTTACCTCGGGGTACCGCAAGTTATCGGGCTCAAAAGCGGCACCGATGCTCTGTTTTACGGAATGAAGGCGCTGGGCATCGGTCCGGGCGACGAAGTCATTACCACTCCGTTCACCTTTCCCGCTACGGTAGAGGCGATTTTGCGGACCGGTGCCGTGCCCGTACTTGCCGACATCGAACCCGAAACCCTCTGTCTTTCTCCTTTGGCAGTTGAAGAAAAAATCTCCTTTCGAACCAAAGCAATTGTCCTGGTACATCTGTTTGGTAACTGTCCCGCCCTTGACCGATTCATCACCATCTGCCAGCAAAAAGGCATCTTTTTAGTTGAAGACGCCGCCCAAGCGCTCGGCTCAACCTATCAAGAAAGAAAACTGGGCTCATTTGGCACCGTCGCCACCTTCAGTTTTTACCCGACCAAAAACCTTGGCGCGCTCGGCAACGGTGGCGCCATCGCCAGTGTCGCATTACCGATTTCCTGCCCAACCTCAGCCCGGCTTGACGAACTCCAGGCGGCATTTCTCCTTTTAAAACTTAACCATCTCGAAAAGTGGCTTGCCCGGCGCCGACAACTTGCCCACCGCTACTCCACTGCACTCAATCAATATGTTCGCATCGTCCAGTCCGTCCCGGACAGCACGGTCAACTATCACCAGTTTGCTTTGCTTACCCCACAGCGCGACAAACTCCGTGACTTTCTTTTCGCTAATGGTATTGAAACAATGATTTACTACCCCAAACCAATCCACCTTCAACCCGGATTTGTCTCCTTATTTAACAACCAGTCGTTTCCGGTCGCGGAAAAGGCAAGTGATGAAATCGTCTGCCTGCCCATCCGACATAACTTGACAGATGCCGAACAGGATGTCATTATCAATAAGATAATAGACTTCTTTGCGTGCTTATGA
- a CDS encoding class I SAM-dependent methyltransferase: MLRRSIITTTVPHRFDPKNRAALFSSERQKRLPPQPVIKALNLKPGLTLLDIGAGTGYITLPALKKLGKKGTIIAVDIESEMLKDLERKLPPNTGNVQLLQARAEKIPLPAAIADRILMVLVLHEVGNKTAALLEARRLLKPEGVLVVVEWEKVKPPPGPPIRERISQTQLKKLTRSAGFALCHHQRLNPFHYLAIFEPIPDF, encoded by the coding sequence GTGCTTCGTCGTTCAATTATAACTACCACTGTGCCTCATCGGTTTGACCCGAAAAACCGCGCTGCGCTCTTCAGCTCGGAACGGCAAAAACGCCTCCCACCCCAACCGGTAATAAAGGCGCTCAACTTAAAACCCGGCTTAACCCTGCTTGACATTGGCGCCGGTACCGGCTACATCACCTTACCGGCGCTGAAAAAATTGGGCAAAAAGGGTACAATCATCGCCGTCGATATCGAATCGGAGATGCTTAAAGACCTTGAACGCAAACTTCCCCCAAACACCGGAAATGTTCAGCTCCTTCAAGCACGAGCTGAAAAAATCCCCCTGCCTGCTGCAATCGCCGATCGCATTTTGATGGTACTCGTTCTCCACGAAGTCGGTAACAAAACTGCTGCGCTTCTCGAAGCGCGGCGCCTGCTAAAACCCGAAGGCGTTCTGGTTGTTGTTGAATGGGAAAAAGTAAAACCTCCTCCGGGACCCCCTATCCGTGAAAGAATCTCACAAACACAATTGAAAAAACTAACCCGAAGTGCTGGCTTCGCCCTCTGCCACCACCAGCGACTCAACCCCTTTCACTACCTTGCCATCTTCGAACCCATCCCCGATTTTTAG
- the alr gene encoding alanine racemase, translating to MENHFGRVWAEIDLDALKHNILEVRQQIGNRQLLFAIKADAYGHGLREIARASYHLVDAYGVASIEEGVSCRLAGVKETPILVLSPVPKEGIPELIAHRLTPTVTELSFAQALSEQAITHNTVIPVHIEVDTGMGRTGVSVDEALDFIIKVVQLPGVKLTGVFTHFPAADTDIFFTQHQVKSYNRLLEQLAEKGITGFLRHAANSAGCLNIPEAHLDMVRPGLVLYGIMPLSYHFGHRRAPLDLKPVMTLRSRIVNLRHFPAGTSVSYERTYFTTRPSRIAVISVGYGDGYPHSLTNKGYCLVHGKKAPVVGNVSMDLTMLDVTDIPEAKLGDTVTLLGAADGKKICANELALLAGTIPYEIICRVSPRVPRIYLSNGKITHIKTLLHNE from the coding sequence ATGGAGAATCACTTCGGCAGAGTCTGGGCAGAGATTGACCTTGACGCCTTAAAACACAACATCCTCGAAGTACGGCAGCAGATTGGCAACCGCCAGCTGCTCTTTGCCATCAAAGCCGACGCCTATGGTCATGGCTTGCGCGAAATTGCCCGAGCCAGTTACCACCTGGTTGATGCCTACGGTGTTGCCAGCATTGAAGAAGGGGTTTCCTGCCGGCTTGCGGGCGTAAAAGAAACTCCCATCCTCGTCCTGTCCCCGGTTCCGAAAGAAGGTATTCCCGAACTCATTGCGCACCGCCTGACCCCAACCGTAACCGAGTTATCATTTGCCCAGGCTCTATCCGAACAGGCAATTACCCATAACACCGTTATCCCAGTGCACATTGAAGTGGACACCGGTATGGGCAGAACCGGGGTTAGCGTCGACGAGGCACTTGACTTTATCATCAAGGTTGTCCAGTTACCAGGAGTCAAACTTACCGGCGTCTTCACCCATTTTCCCGCTGCGGACACCGACATCTTTTTCACCCAACACCAGGTTAAATCCTACAACCGGCTCCTTGAGCAACTTGCCGAAAAGGGTATCACCGGTTTTTTGCGCCATGCCGCAAACTCAGCCGGCTGCCTTAACATTCCCGAAGCCCACCTTGATATGGTCCGTCCCGGACTTGTGCTCTACGGCATAATGCCATTGAGTTACCATTTTGGCCACCGCCGGGCTCCCCTTGACCTGAAGCCGGTAATGACTTTGCGCTCCCGCATCGTCAACCTGCGCCACTTCCCCGCCGGCACATCGGTCAGTTACGAACGCACCTACTTCACTACACGACCCTCTCGCATCGCCGTCATCTCGGTTGGCTATGGTGATGGCTATCCCCACTCTTTAACCAACAAAGGTTACTGCCTGGTGCACGGTAAAAAGGCGCCGGTTGTCGGCAATGTGTCAATGGACCTGACAATGCTTGATGTCACCGACATCCCCGAGGCAAAACTGGGTGACACGGTAACACTCCTCGGCGCCGCGGACGGCAAAAAAATCTGCGCCAACGAACTGGCGCTCCTTGCCGGCACCATCCCCTATGAAATCATCTGCCGGGTCAGCCCGCGTGTGCCCCGGATTTACCTCAGTAACGGCAAAATCACCCATATCAAAACCCTGCTCCACAATGAGTAA
- a CDS encoding DUF2703 domain-containing protein: MQKVLKITWQRLLIEDRTCPRCNDTERELDKAVAVLEEKLAPLGWKIVVEKKPLSKEQFDKAPLSSNLVLLNDRPIEEYLAAHTGQSPCCDVCGPAQCRTIEVDETSYETVPADLIVRAALIAAGVA, encoded by the coding sequence ATGCAAAAGGTTCTGAAAATCACCTGGCAAAGGCTCTTAATTGAAGACCGCACCTGTCCGCGGTGTAATGATACGGAAAGGGAACTGGATAAGGCGGTTGCAGTATTAGAAGAAAAACTGGCACCGCTCGGCTGGAAAATCGTTGTCGAAAAGAAACCGCTCTCCAAAGAACAATTTGATAAAGCACCATTGTCATCAAACCTCGTTCTGCTTAACGACCGCCCGATTGAGGAGTACCTTGCGGCGCATACCGGACAAAGCCCCTGTTGCGATGTGTGCGGGCCGGCTCAATGCCGAACGATTGAAGTCGATGAGACTTCTTACGAAACCGTGCCCGCTGACTTAATTGTCCGTGCCGCCCTCATTGCCGCGGGCGTCGCCTGA
- a CDS encoding adenylate kinase → MRLVLLGPPGSGKGTQAELLASRLGFVHYSTGEVFREQISRRTPLGLKVESYVVSGGLVPDEIVLEVVEQFIRDHTGKPVVFDGFPRTIPQAQGLDALLGRMGLELSLVVLVDLSDDEVVRRLSSRRQCKVCGKIYNLTFSPPKKEGVCDECGGELYQRDDDREETIRARLRIYKEQTSPLIDYYEKQGKLIRLDGALGRDRVFERLSALVNATR, encoded by the coding sequence ATGCGTCTGGTTTTATTGGGTCCGCCCGGTTCTGGTAAGGGAACCCAGGCGGAGTTGCTGGCAAGCCGGCTGGGTTTTGTCCACTATTCAACCGGTGAGGTTTTCCGCGAGCAAATCAGCCGCCGGACTCCATTAGGTTTAAAGGTGGAAAGTTATGTGGTTTCGGGCGGGCTGGTGCCGGATGAGATTGTACTTGAGGTGGTGGAGCAGTTTATTCGCGACCACACCGGCAAGCCAGTTGTGTTTGACGGGTTTCCCCGAACGATTCCTCAGGCACAGGGGCTTGATGCGCTTTTAGGTCGGATGGGGTTGGAGCTTTCGCTCGTCGTCCTGGTGGATTTGAGCGATGATGAGGTGGTACGGCGACTTTCGAGCCGGAGGCAGTGCAAGGTGTGCGGCAAGATTTACAACCTGACCTTCAGTCCTCCTAAAAAGGAAGGGGTTTGCGATGAGTGCGGGGGCGAACTTTATCAACGGGATGACGACCGGGAGGAGACGATTCGGGCGCGCCTGCGGATTTACAAGGAGCAAACCAGCCCCTTGATTGACTATTATGAAAAACAGGGGAAACTGATTCGGCTTGATGGCGCCCTGGGCCGGGACCGGGTGTTTGAGCGCTTGAGCGCCCTTGTTAACGCAACGAGATGA
- the infA gene encoding translation initiation factor IF-1: protein MAKKDVIQLEGVVTESLPNATFRVQLDNGHLVLAHISGKMRMNWIRILPGDRVTVELSPYDLTRGRIVYRFK, encoded by the coding sequence ATGGCTAAAAAGGATGTAATTCAGTTAGAAGGGGTGGTGACCGAATCGTTGCCCAATGCCACCTTTCGGGTGCAGCTGGACAACGGTCATCTGGTCCTTGCCCACATTTCGGGTAAGATGCGGATGAACTGGATTAGAATTCTGCCAGGGGACCGGGTTACGGTGGAACTTTCACCTTATGACCTTACCCGGGGACGGATAGTTTACCGGTTTAAGTAG
- a CDS encoding DUF89 family protein: MNSISDCFDCGLRQCERIVHLCGGNDEVIQRLKERLERLRGQLELRQPPSTYTSKMLIAAMEFLGNKDPFWQMRQEQNEKSREWAERCDAELERKEEPLKAALVCAAAGNVIDVGPRHRFDFAATLARARLAHDDTARLQEKLKKARRLVYILDNAGEALFDQLVLKRLAVPEVTIVARSTPILNDVTVDEARQLGFEQLGRVIGTGSAYLGVDLNTVSDEFREVYYDADVVIAKGHANFESLVDDGRDGFYLLTAKCELVAGRLGVNLGDSVLYYSKGRG, from the coding sequence ATGAACTCAATTTCGGACTGTTTTGATTGCGGCTTGAGACAGTGCGAACGGATTGTCCATTTGTGCGGGGGAAATGATGAGGTAATTCAGAGATTAAAGGAGCGGCTCGAGAGGTTGCGAGGTCAACTTGAGTTAAGACAACCACCCAGCACCTACACATCCAAGATGCTGATTGCCGCGATGGAGTTTTTGGGTAATAAGGACCCGTTTTGGCAGATGCGGCAGGAGCAGAACGAGAAGAGCCGGGAATGGGCGGAGCGCTGTGATGCGGAACTGGAACGAAAAGAAGAGCCGTTGAAGGCGGCACTGGTGTGCGCTGCGGCGGGCAATGTGATTGATGTTGGACCAAGACACCGGTTTGACTTTGCGGCGACTCTGGCGCGGGCGCGTTTGGCGCACGATGATACCGCTCGGCTGCAGGAAAAGTTGAAGAAGGCACGGCGACTGGTTTACATCCTTGACAACGCCGGGGAGGCGCTGTTTGACCAACTGGTACTCAAGCGGCTGGCGGTGCCGGAGGTGACGATTGTTGCCCGGTCCACACCGATTCTCAACGATGTGACCGTTGACGAGGCGCGGCAACTGGGTTTTGAACAGCTGGGGCGGGTGATTGGTACCGGTTCGGCTTATCTCGGCGTTGACCTCAATACCGTTTCCGATGAGTTTCGTGAGGTTTACTACGATGCCGATGTGGTGATTGCCAAGGGGCATGCAAACTTTGAGTCTCTGGTTGACGATGGCCGGGATGGGTTTTACCTGCTGACCGCTAAGTGTGAACTGGTAGCGGGTCGGCTGGGCGTGAATCTGGGGGATTCGGTTCTTTACTATTCTAAGGGGAGAGGTTGA